One window from the genome of Nicotiana sylvestris chromosome 9, ASM39365v2, whole genome shotgun sequence encodes:
- the LOC138877991 gene encoding uncharacterized protein has translation MRTLLERWTKEKLSKAKGTFTYLGHKYNKELEDNSTLSQKLRVRASTDHIHTVLDGVKRYIVCLENKKCSCGQFQLDELPCAHALAALRHRNETYENYCSPYYTRKSLLLTYEMPVNPLPDEGKWEVPQHILDEVVKPPAGDKRQPGRPHKERYKTFDEIKSKKYKVSCGNCGGEGHNKRTCKNAPKKK, from the exons ATGAGGACTCTTCTTGAACGTTGGACAAAAGAAAAGTTATCGAAGGCAAAGGGTACTTTCACATACCTTGGTCACAAATACAACAAAGAATTGGAAGACAACAGTACATTATCTCAGAAACTAAGG gtgagggcttcaacagatcatatacatactgtgttagatggtgtgaagcggtacattgtgtgtctagaaaacaagaaatgtagctgtggacaattccaacttgatgaacttCCATGTGCGCATGCTTTGGCAGCATTAAGGCATAGGAATGAAACATACGAAAACTATTGCTCTCCGTATTACACAAGGAAGAGCCTTCTGCTTACCTATGAAATGCCAGTAAATCCTCTTCCTGATGAAGGCAAATGGGAAGTGCCACAACATATTTTGGATGAGGTAGTAAAGCCACCGGCGGGAGATAAAAGGCAGCCAGGGAGACCTCACAAGGAAAGATATAAAACATTTGATGAAATAAAGTCAAAGAAATACAAGGTGTCATGTGGCAATTGTGGAggtgaagggcataacaaaagaaCTTGCAAGAATGCGCCGAAAAAGAAATGA
- the LOC104244206 gene encoding DELLA protein RGL1-like, producing the protein MANPLSHLASFTSNQISGSDHSLIVCREDIAKSYNQLSVMEDSTDIQNFCTNYGFYQDYAVNPQVQEMNKQQEEMNVYAVTPQVQTGSHVDKSHFSSLGPFELLRNNPSRCKNTEGDKIRNMNDRANAYQKLSAMQIMKLAGERFIQFSSNKFININNLLHPYGSALSNLSPDDNQDVELAQILLAAAEKVSDQQYDRARKMLSQCQPLASNTGNPAQRAVFYFAQALEERIDRETGRLMPKTHSVETDGSICIASRFDASHLAFHQEVPFTQVVHFTGIQAILESVATKPKVHLVDFLIRTGVQWASLIQAAAERKDNPSEHMKITVIESVNKERVEETGKSLESFAKSLNFPLSFKIVFLPDRNQLTEDHFDVKPDEGVVIYAAFFLRAMICEPNCLETAMRVVRRLQPELMVVSEVEANQNSPMFVNRFIDSLFYYSAFFDCLEDVMKRDDQHRMTLESVTYGRGIRNIVGSEGKERVCRSVNLDVWRSFLKRFGMEEVKLSETCLYQANLIIQQFACRNSCTADINGRSLIVSWKGTPIYITSAWKFH; encoded by the coding sequence ATGGCCAATCCCTTGTCCCATCTTGCATCATTTACTTCCAACCAAATCTCAGGTAGTGATCATTCTCTAATAGTCTGTAGAGAAGATATTGCAAAGAGTTACAACCAGTTATCAGTTATGGAGGATTCCACGGATATTCAGAACTTCTGTACCAACTATGGTTTCTATCAAGACTATGCAGTCAATCCACAAGTACAAGAAATGAATAAACAACAAGAAGAAATGAATGTGTATGCAGTCACTCCACAAGTACAAACAGGAAGTCATGTCGACAAGTCACATTTTTCATCTTTGGGTCCTTTTGAATTGCTGAGGAACAATCCGAGCAGGTGCAAGAATACTGAAGGAGATAAAATTAGAAATATGAATGACAGGGCCAACGCGTACCAGAAGCTCTCAGCGATGCAAATCATGAAGCTAgctggagaaagattcatccagTTCTCTTCTAACAAGTTCATTAACATAAATAATCTTCTCCATCCGTATGGTTCTGCTCTCTCGAACCTTTCTCCTGATGATAATCAAGATGTAGAACTTGCTCAAATCCTCCTAGCCGCAGCTGAGAAAGTTTCTGACCAACAATATGACCGCGCAAGGAAAATGCTGAGTCAATGCCAACCACTTGCATCAAACACAGGTAATCCTGCGCAAAGAGCAGTCTTTTATTTTGCACAAGCGCTTGAAGAGAGGATCGATAGAGAAACAGGAAGGTTAATGCCAAAAACCCACAGTGTGGAAACAGATGGCAGTATCTGTATAGCATCACGATTCGACGCCTCACACCTAGCATTTCATCAAGAAGTTCCATTCACCCAAGTGGTGCATTTCACAGGAATTCAAGCAATACTAGAAAGTGTAGCAACAAAACCAAAAGTTCACCTTGTCGATTTCCTCATCAGGACGGGCGTACAGTGGGCATCCTTAATCCAAGCAGCAGCAGAACGAAAGGATAATCCAAGCGAACATATGAAAATCACAGTTATTGAATCAGTAAATAAAGAAAGAGTAGAGGAAACAGGCAAGTCCTTAGAGAGCTTTGCTAAATCCTTGAACTTTCCCTTGTCTTTCAAGATTGTGTTTTTACCAGATAGAAACCAACTGACCGAAGACCACTTTGACGTAAAACCTGATGAAGGTGTAGTAATATATGCAGCATTCTTTTTAAGGGCAATGATCTGTGAACCTAACTGTTTAGAAACTGCAATGAGAGTTGTAAGAAGGCTGCAGCCAGAATTAATGGTAGTCTCAGAAGTAGAGGCAAATCAGAATTCACCTATGTTCGTGAATCGCTTCATAGACTCTTTATTCTATTACAGTGCATTCTTTGATTGCCTGGAAGATGTAATGAAGAGGGATGATCAACACAGGATGACACTAGAATCAGTGACATATGGACGTGGGATTCGGAACATAGTAGGAAGTGAAGGAAAAGAAAGGGTGTGTAGAAGTGTGAATCTTGATGTGTGGAGATCATTTTTGAAGAGGTTTGGAATGGAAGAAGTAAAGCTGAGTGAGACATGTTTGTATCAGGCTAACTTGATTATTCAGCAGTTTGCATGTAGGAATTCTTGCACTGCGGATATAAACGGAAGGTCTCTCATAGTCAGCTGGAAAGGGACTCCAATCTATATAACTTCTGCTTGGAAATTCCATTGA
- the LOC138877992 gene encoding uncharacterized protein has product MRSKHLHDVDVGGVDKLVENQLKRKGKELSVDDDFVDDSPKVPSVKKHKNEPYFAQQNVDYGVLRFHSLCDPSIPSQIQALLSECFKGFQKNLFWLLIRSPQNLYAKPITSSSDEGEKLNFSLREFGLITGLNCVNKFSDYGYTSTYVSPLMNTYFPNKERVEKWHLKNVVTNKAWANDVDAVKLCILYMLEFFVCPSDKDHVTFIDKFMFFLIESGNFESYPWGIKSFKQVIESVRHRLNPHVHSYLIRGCSLALQVWLYECCSSVSTELATRCSESIPRILRWSATKGQIWLTAIEEKMIKPEWIKFTNMIESGEELGVLNLPDKIQYEDEHGAQPSHVPTAASPSFEPKYTDCQEDIESVSSKLMKLEKGIVQVDVKLDAYRKDVFEELSSLREFIDQSLKGVMNVINKRFDLDESKFAGSSTKNNYQHQGDNNQQFQFNAGDQLHGSTSNTATISPEHFQPHVDLYPDFQEAAEAYKAAEHLQGNIEEEPVIDEVAEPQQAGGNITFPRRITKSSLGWILVVKRLIRRTGFMTLLTPDKSSITHTLMLLCIICEKEHIDVIMYYLRKRGKYGPNNNTRFTTTDCLFKTKIERIYDKFISSPPEQRYSVVKPEDDVGEYILGYRILANVAWDLVDYVLMPVNLVENFHWLLLVFDIKDRQLYVYDSMVRANRHKTVETLVDKFSIIIPLYLSCTGFYGKRKDINFKSTKAYIEKPVTDPLDIQWMVAEIPQQKEGSVDCGVFVAAFAEYVSLGDLAIPKEDLSDIDQHRRRYGALLWDYATKKQEDGSISESEVTGRLARRKGAPAKNERTRVQRKKK; this is encoded by the exons AATGAACCTTACTTTGCACAACAAAATGTTGATTATGGTGTGCTTAGATTCCACAGTTTGTGTGATCCTAGCATACCTAGCCAGATACAAGCTTTACTCTCCGAATGCTTTAAGGGTTTTCAGAAAAACTTGTTTTGGTTACTTATTAGGTCTCCCCAAAATCTGTATGCAAAACCAATCACTTCATCTTCTGATGAA ggtgaaaaattgaatttttccttgaGAGAATTTGGGTTGATAACTGGTCTTAATTGTGTGAATAAGTTTTCAGACTATGGTTACACTTCCACCTATGTTAGCCCTTTAATGAATACATATTTTCCGAACAAAGAAAGGGTTGAGaaatggcatttgaaaaatgtagTGACTAATAAAGCATGGGCAAACGATGTGGATGCGGTGAAGTTGTGCATTCTTTATATGTTGGaattttttgtttgtccttctgaTAAAGACCATGTGACTTTCATAGACAAGTTTATGTTCTTTCTAATAGAGTCTGGTAATTTTGAGTCATACCCATGGGGTATCAAATCCTTCAAGCAGGTTATTGAATCTGTCCGACATCGTCTTAATCCCCATGTACATTCTTATCTGATACGGGGATGCTCATTAGCCTTGCAAGTGTGGCTATATGAGTGTTGCTCGTCCGTCAGCACCGAGCTTGCTACGAGATGTTCTGAATCTATACCTCGCATTTTAAGATGGTCAGCTACAAAGGGGCAGATTTGGTTAACTGCAATTGAAGAGAAGATGATCAAGCCTGAGTGGATCAAG TTCACAAACATGATTGAATCTGGAGAAGAGCTTGGAGTGCTTAATCTGCCAGACAAGATTCAATATGAAGATGAACATGGTGCTCAACCATCACATGTTCCAACTGCTGCTTCTCCATCATTTGAACCCAAATATACAGATTGTCAAGAGGACATTGAATCTGTCAGTAGCAAGCTCATGAAGTTGGAAAAGGGGATTGTGCAG gTTGATGTAAAGTTAGATGCCTATAGGAAGGATGTTTTTGAGGAACTCTCAAGCCTTCGAGAGTTCATAGATCAAtctttgaagggtgttatgaatGTGATAAACAAGAGGTTTGATTTGGACGAGTCAAAG TTTGCTGGTAGTTCAACAAAAAATAATTACCAACATCAAGGAGATAACAACCAGCAATTCCAGTTCAATGCTGGTGATCAACTGCATGGAAGCACAAGCAATACAG CTACAATTTCTCCAGAACATTTTCAACCACATGTTGACTTATATCCTGACTTCCAAGAAGCAGCTGAGGCATATAAAGCAG CAGAACATCTACAAGGAAATATTGAGGAAGAACCAGTAATTGATGAAGTGGCTGAGCCACAACAAGCAG GAGGAAATATTACTTTTCCAAGAAggataaccaaatcaagccttggttggattttggttgtGAAAAGATTGATAAGAAGGACTGGTTTTATGACCTTGCTCACCCCGGACAAGTCATCAATAACACA CACATTGATGTTATTATGTATTATCTGCGAAAAAGAG CACATTGATGTTATTATGTATTATCTGCGAAAAAGAGGCAAATATGGCCCCAACAATAATACTAGGTTCACAACCACGGATTGCTTGTTCAAGACAAAGATTGAAAGAATCTATGACAAGTTCATAAGTTCTCCACCGGAACAAAGGTATTCGGTTGTTAAACCCGAGGATGATGTTGGAGAATATATTCTTGGGTACAGAATTCTTGCTAATGTTGCCTGGGATCTTGTTGACTATGTGCTCATGCCTGTGAACCTTGTAGAGAACTTCCATTGGTTGTTGCTAGTTTTTGACATAAAGGACAGACAACTTTATGTTTATGATTCCATGGTGAGAGCAAACCGTCATAAAACAGTTGAGACATTGGTTGACAAGTTTTCAATCATTATCCCTCTGTATTTGTCATGCACTGGTTTCTATGGTAAACGTAAAGACATTAACTTCAAGAGCACAAAGGCATACATCGAAAAACCAGTTACGGACCCTCTCGACATACAATGGATGGTTGCTGAGATTCCACAACAAAAGGAAGGCTCAGT cgattgtggtgtatttgtggCTGCATTTGCGGAGTATGTTAGCCTTGGAGATTTGGCAATCCCAAAGGAAGATCTTTCTGATATTGACCAACACCGTAGACGCTATGGAGCTCTACTGTGGGACTATGCaacaaagaagcaagaagatgGGTCAATCAGTGAGAGTGAGGTTACTGGCAGGCTAGCAAGGAGGAAGGGTGCTCCGGCAAAAAACGAGAGGACTAGAGTGCAACGAAAGAAGAAATAG